A part of Cannabis sativa cultivar Pink pepper isolate KNU-18-1 chromosome 6, ASM2916894v1, whole genome shotgun sequence genomic DNA contains:
- the LOC115694863 gene encoding NAC domain-containing protein 41-like: protein MNLPPGYVFAPSEEELIVHYLENKVNGHSLPMHIDEDNVYLYNPWQLIQKYPLQRFDEGCLYLFSPLHKLSEGGNKRPSRSAGDGHYRSSRCYPIISSEGNTIGYETHLKFYMGKPSNKDDDDNKTNWLLTEYRLMNKQPNNNNKTTLDECVLCKLYYNGDGEEDEDEDEDDESRKRKRFTTSTTTEEDQKEEDNKNNDPLSLSQQQQQQQQQLVTAAAPNIINDDNQIDQHESNPPNPNPNPNLSVEEWESYFNITLDQHLEEEDLEDDDDTLFFNQLNQADYPPQHYFDDPPYNLAPQHQHNHNDIDNHIQNLLQLLNHNCENENHNSNNNIIF, encoded by the exons ATGAATCTACCACCTGGTTACGTGTTCGCACCCAGCGAAGAAGAACTGATTGTTCATTATCTTGAAAACAAGGTTAATGGACACTCATTACCAATGCACATCGATGAAGATAATGTCTACTTGTATAATCCATGGCAACTCATAC AAAAATATCCATTGCAGAGGTTCGATGAGGGTTGCTTATACTTATTTAGTCCGCTACATAAATTATCAGAAGGTGGAAACAAACGACCTTCTCGATCAGCTGGAGACGGACACTACAGAAGTTCGAGATGTTATCCAATAATCTCCTCTGAAGGCAACACAATTGGCTACGAAACACATCTAAAGTTTTATATGGGAAAACCATCTAATAAGGATGATGACGACAACAAAACTAATTGGCTTCTAACAGAGTATAGATTAATGAACAAACAaccaaacaacaacaacaagactACTCTTGATGAATGTGTTTTGTGCAAACTGTACTATAATGGAGAtggagaagaagatgaagatgaagatgaagatgatgagAGTAGAAAACGAAAGAGATTTACTACATCTACAACAACAGAAGAAGATCAAAAAGAAGAAGACAACAAGAATAATGATCCTCTCTCTCtgtcacaacaacaacaacaacaacaacaacaactagtaACAGCAGCAGCTCCAAATATTATTAATGATGATAATCAaatagatcaacatgaatccAATCCTCCTAATCCTAATCCTAATCCTAATCTATCAGTAGAAGAATGGGAATCATATTTCAACATTACTCTAGATCAAcatttagaagaagaagatttagaagatgatgatgatacaCTTTTCTTTAATCAGCTCAACCAAGCAGACTATCCACCGCAACACTACTTCGATGATCCACCATATAATCTTGCTCCACAACACCAACACAATCATAATGATATTGACAATCATATCCAAAATCTTCTTCAACTTCTGAATCACAACTGTGAGAATGAGAACCACAACTCCAACAACAACATCATATTCTAA